One Natronomonas gomsonensis genomic window, GAAGAGGTGCTTGAGGCAGCAGTTGATGTGGGGTATTATCGTGAACCTCGCCAGGCATCGCTTGAGGATATCAGCGAGGTTGTCGGAATCGCCCCAGGAACGGTAGGTGAACACCTTCGAAAAGTCGAAGAACGGGTGTTCGCCGAAATCGTTCATTGAGTTCGCCTCGAGAATCTCGTGGTTATACGCGAACTGGGCGACAGTAGCTTTCGCATTCGAGCATCCGCAGTATGCGTACGGTGAACGCCTGCGGTAGTGGTAAGGCTAAGAGAGGCAAATCGAACGGAAGGCGAACAAGCCGAAACCAGCCAAAAAGAGAGAACGTCTAAACAAAAATAGGAGAAGTCGATTGAGCGGACCGACCTCGGTATATCGCATCTCAGAGATTGAAAATCTGCGGGTTCAACCTCTGTGAAAACGGTGCCACCGTATCCAGCGAGCGATGGCCGTTGGCACCTCCTACCTGATTAGGAGACGAAGTAACCGAGGCGCTTTTCTCACCCGCCCGTCAACCCCCGCCCGTGCTGTCGGTCGAGCTCCACTCACACTCCGAGTTGTCGTACGATGGGCGGGATCCCATCGAGTTACTGTTAGAGCAGGCCGAAGCCGTGGGCCTCGACGCGCTCGCGATTACCGACCACGACGAAATCGACGCCTCGCTCGAAGCCGCAGCCAAGGCCCAGAAGTACGGCCTCGTCGGCATCCCGGGGATGGAGGTCTCCAGCGCCGCCGGGCACATCCTCGCGTTGGGTGTCGAGGAGTTGATTCCGGCAGGCAAGAGCTTCGACGAGACCCTCGACCGCATCCACGAGGCCGAGGGTATCGCCGTCGTCCCCCATCCGTTCCAGAAGTCCAGACACGGCGTCGCACCGCACGTCACCCGCGAACAGCTCGCCGAGGCCGACGCCATCGAGGTGTACAACTCTCGGCTGTTCACGGGGCGTTCGAATCGTCAGGCCGAGCAGTTCGCCCGCGAGTACGACCTGCCGATGACCGCCGGCAGCGACGCCCACATCGCCGAGATGGTCGGGCAAGCCGTCACGGAGGTCGACGCCTACCACCAGAGCGTCGACAGCATCCTCGACGCCATCGTCGAGGGGCGCACGAGCGTCGTCGGCAAGCGGACGCCGTGGTTCATCAGCATCCAGCAGTTCAGCGGCGGCGTGAAACGACGCGTCGCCTCGATGCTGCCATGGTGATGGACGGCGCGGACGCCGCCGTCGTCCAGCGCGCACTCGACGCTCGCGACCCCCTGCCGGGAACGCAGGGCTTCGCCGGCGAACTCGACGACGCGCTCGTCCGCGACGTACTCGGACGGTATCCTCTCTTTTCGGAGGCCGACGACCACACGGCGTGGTCGTTCGACCCGACCGACCTCGACGACCCCGACCCGGTCCCGGCGGGCCACCTGCGTGACGGCGACGGCGACACACAGGTGTGGACGCTGCCGAATCCCGACCGCTACGCCGACGACGAGCGGGCGGTCAAGGAGGTCCGAACCGCGGTGACGGAGTCGGTCGATGCAATCGAGTCGACGCCAGCTATCGCCTTCTCGGGCGGCGTCGACTCGGCGATACTCGCCGACCGACTCGACGGCCCACTGTACGTCGGCGGCTTCGAGGGGAGCCACGACATCGAGGCGGCGCGGTCGACCGCCGAGGTGCTCGGCCGTGACCTCACCGTCGTCGAGTTCACCCACGCAGACCTCGAACGTGCCGTCCCCGAACTCGTCGCCGCGACGGGTCGGTCGAACCCGATGGACATCGCTATCGCCTTACCGCTGTATCTCGTCGCCGAGCGCGTCGCCGCCGATGGCCACGACCGCCTCGCGGTCGGGCAAGGCGCCGACGAACTGTTCGGCGGCTACGCGAAGGTGGCGAAAGCGCCTGAGGACCCCCGCGTCGATGCGGATACCGTCCGCGGAGCAACGCGGGAGGTCATCGCCTCGCTGCCGGCACAGTTGGAGCGAGACGTGTTGACCCTCCGTGCGGCGGGCGTCGAACCCATCGCGCCGCTGTTGGACGACCGGGTCGTGGCCGCGGCACTTCGGCTGCCGGGCCATCTCCTTGTCGACGGCGAAGAACGAAAAGTCGCGCTCAGGCGGGCCGCGGACTTCCTGCCGGAGTCGGCCCGGACGCGGGAGAAGAAGGCCGTCCAGTACGGCAGCCTCGTCTCTCGGGAGTTGGACCGCCTCGCTCGACAGGCAGGCTTCAAACGCCGGATGGACGACCACGTCGGACAGTACATCGACTCGCTCGTGGAGTGAGCATAGACCGAACGTTTAGGAAAGTGGGCCATCCACGCCTGATATGCGACGACTCGGCCTACGAGAGAAGCTCGTTATCTCCGTCATCGGACTGCTGTTTCTCGTCATTTTCGGCCTCTTGATGCCATGGTGGCTGTTCGTCGCCTTCGCCGTCGTCCTCGCGCCGATGTTCTACAAACTGCTGCGGTCGTGACGTACTCACTCCTCCTCGAACGGACAGAACAACACCGGAACCTCGCTGTCGAGCATCACCGTCTGTGAGACGCTGCCGAAGACGGCCTTCCCCGCGGGCGAGCGCTTGCGACCGGCGACACAGACGAGGTCGGCGTCGCGTCGCTCGGCGAGACTGATGATTTGGTCGGCGGGGTCGCCGCTGCTCTCTTCGAGCGTCACGTCGATGCCGTTCTCTTCGAGGATGTCGCGGGCGACGCGTGCCGGCGCGAACTGGCTAATCGAGGCGCCCTCGACGTTGTCGGTGAAGACGTGAGCGACGGTCACGGTCGTACTGCCGTCAGCCCAATCGAGGTCCGCGACCGCTTCGGCCTGCAGCTGTGCGCGGCTTTCGTCGTCGTCGACAGCGAGTAGGATATCGGTCATGCAGTCGTCCTACGAAGGCCTCCATCATTATACTCCCCCTGCGAACAGCGCCGGAAAATCAGGTGGCGATGTCCTCTTCGGCTTCGAGCAGTTCGTGATACCGGTTGCGGATGGTGACCTCCGAGATGTCGGCCACTTCGCTGACCTCGTTTTGGGTGACCTTCTCGTTGGTGAGCAACGAGGCGGCGTACACCGCGGCGGCGGCGAGGCCGACCGGCGACTTCCCGGAGTGGATGCCCGCCTTCTGGGCGCTATCGAGCAGTTGGCGCGCGCGTCGTTCGGCCTCGTCGGAGAGTTCGAGGTCGCTTGCGAACCGCGGGACGTAGCTCTTCGGGTCGGCGGGTTCGATTTCGAGACCGAGTTCGCGGGCGACGTAGCGGTACGTGCGAGCGATTTCGTCCTTGCCGACGCGGGAGACGTTCGCCACCTCGTCGAGGCTGCGGGGCGTCCCGGCCTGTCGAGCGGCGGCGTACAACGACGCCGTGGCGACACCCTCGATGGACCGCCCCGGAAGAAGGTCGTCGTCGAGGGCCCGCCGGTAGATGACCGAGGCGGTTTCCCGGACGTTCTCGGGGAGTCCGAGCGCACTCGCCATGCGGTCGATTTCGCCGAGTGCCTGCTTGAGGTTGCGCTCCTTCGAATCCCGCGTGCGGAACCGCTCGTTCCACGTCCGCAGGCGTTGCATCTTCTGGCGCTGGCGACTCGACAGGGAGTTGCCGTAGGCGTCTTTGTCCTGCCAGCCGATGTTCGTCGACAGCCCCTCGTCGTGCATCATCTTCGTCGTCGGGGCGCCGACGCGGGATTTCTCGTCTTTTTCGGCCGAATCGAAGGCGCGCCACTCCGGTCCGCGGTCGATTTCGTCCTCCTCGACGACCAGTCCGCACTCGCTGCAGACTGTCTCGCCGCGTTCGGTGTCGGATTCGAGTCGCCCCCCACACTCCGGACAGACGAGTTCGTCTTCCTCCTCGTCCTCCCGTTCGTTCTCGTCTCGGGCGTTCTCCTCCTGGAAGCGTCTGACGGTGGAATCGGTCATTTTGGGTGTGAAGTCAGCAGTTGCTGAAAGAACCGGCCGTATATTTTGTTGCTGTGGCTACAACTTAAATATTTGGGCAACGGACGGTCTCTCCGGAGGGTCTGCGGTTCTCGCTCCGTTCACTCGGGACCGTCCCACGGGGAGTGTGAGGAGCGAACCATTCGAAACCCTTAGTGACATCCCACGCCCACTCGGGAACATGACTGTCGACGACGAGGAGGTCCGCCACGTCGCTTCGCTGGCCCGGGTCGACCTCGATGACGAGGAAGTCGAACTGTTCACCGAGCAGTTCGGCGACATCCTCGAGTATTTCGAGGCGCTCGACGACGTGCCCGAAGTCGAACGCGAGGCCGAGTTGGCGAACGTGATGCGACCCGACGAGGTCCGAGAGAGCCTCTCACAGGAGGAGGCACTACAGAACGCTCCCGAGACCGAGGACGGCTACTTCAAGGGGCCGAAGGTCTCATGAGCTACAACGCGTTCATCACCGAAGCGACCATCGAACCGACCGACGACGGCCCCCTCGACGGCGTCACCGTCGCCGTCAAGGACAACATTTCCACCGAGGGCGTCCGCACCACCTGTGGCTCGGCGATGCTCGACGACTACGTGCCGCCGTACGACGCCACCGTCGTCGAGCGACTGAAAGCCGCCGGTGCGACCATCGTCGGCAAGACCAACATGGACGAGTTCGGGATGGGGACGACCACCGAAACCTCGGCGTTCGGGGCGACGGAGAACCCCGCCGCCGAGGGGCGCGTCCCGGGTGGGTCCTCGGGGGGCTCTGCCGCGGCCGTCGCCGCCGGCGAGGCCGACGCCGCACTCGGCTCGGACACCGGTGGGTCCGTCCGCTGTCCCGCCGCCTTCTGTGGCGTCGTCGGCATCAAGCCGACCTACGGCCTCGTCTCCCGATACGGACTCGTCGCCTACGCCAACTCGCTCGAACAAATCGGCCCGCTGGCACCGACCGTCGAGGGCGCCGCCGCGGTGCTCGACGCCATCGCCGGTCCCGACCCCAACGACGGGACCACCCGCGAGGAAGGGGCGAACTCGAACTACGTCGACGCTGCCGACGGCGATGTCGGCGGCCTCACTGTCGGCGTTCCCACCGAACTGCTTGAAGGCGCCGACGAGAGAGTCCGTGAGACCTTCGAGGCGGCACTCGATGACCTCCGCGAGCAGGGCGCGACGACCGAGGAGGTGTCACTGCCGTCCGTCGAAACCGCCGTCCAAGCGTACTACGTCATCGCCATGTCCGAAGCGTCGTCGAACCTCGCGCGCTTCGACGGCGTCCGCTACGGGAAGTCGGGCGGCTACGAGGGCAACTGGAACGAATCCTTCGCCAACGCCCGCGAGGAGGGCTTCGGCGAGGAGGTCAAACGGCGCATCCTGCTCGGTACCTACGCCCTCTCTGCGGGGTATCACGACAAGTACTACAAGCAGGCCCAAGACGCCCGTGCGTGGGTGAAACAGGACTTCGACGAGGCCTTCGAGACCGTCGACGTGTTGGCCTCGCCGACGATGCCCGTCCCGCCGTTCGAGTTGGGCGAAAGTCTCGATGACCCCCTCCAGATGTACCTCGCCGACGCCAACACCGTCCCCGTCAACCTCGCGAACCTCCCCGCAATCTCCGTGCCCGCCGGCGAAACCAACGAGGGGCCGGTCGGCCTCCAACTCGTCGGACCAGCCTTCGAGGAGGAGACGCTCATCCGCGCCGGCTCGGCGCTGGCCTGACCACGCTATCGATTCACACGCCCGAGGAAGGCTTATTTTCCCCGCGTCGAACCGCTCGGCGGGGGCTTCGATGACGCGCTATCTGATTTCCGACCACCACTTCGACCACGACAACATCATCGGCTACTGCGACCGCCCGTTCACCTCCGTCGGCGAGATGCACGACGTGCTGCTCTCGCGGTTTCACGAAACCGTCGACCCGGACGACACCCTGTATCACCTCGGCGA contains:
- a CDS encoding PHP domain-containing protein, whose protein sequence is MLSVELHSHSELSYDGRDPIELLLEQAEAVGLDALAITDHDEIDASLEAAAKAQKYGLVGIPGMEVSSAAGHILALGVEELIPAGKSFDETLDRIHEAEGIAVVPHPFQKSRHGVAPHVTREQLAEADAIEVYNSRLFTGRSNRQAEQFAREYDLPMTAGSDAHIAEMVGQAVTEVDAYHQSVDSILDAIVEGRTSVVGKRTPWFISIQQFSGGVKRRVASMLPW
- a CDS encoding asparagine synthase C-terminal domain-containing protein → MDGADAAVVQRALDARDPLPGTQGFAGELDDALVRDVLGRYPLFSEADDHTAWSFDPTDLDDPDPVPAGHLRDGDGDTQVWTLPNPDRYADDERAVKEVRTAVTESVDAIESTPAIAFSGGVDSAILADRLDGPLYVGGFEGSHDIEAARSTAEVLGRDLTVVEFTHADLERAVPELVAATGRSNPMDIAIALPLYLVAERVAADGHDRLAVGQGADELFGGYAKVAKAPEDPRVDADTVRGATREVIASLPAQLERDVLTLRAAGVEPIAPLLDDRVVAAALRLPGHLLVDGEERKVALRRAADFLPESARTREKKAVQYGSLVSRELDRLARQAGFKRRMDDHVGQYIDSLVE
- a CDS encoding universal stress protein, with amino-acid sequence MTDILLAVDDDESRAQLQAEAVADLDWADGSTTVTVAHVFTDNVEGASISQFAPARVARDILEENGIDVTLEESSGDPADQIISLAERRDADLVCVAGRKRSPAGKAVFGSVSQTVMLDSEVPVLFCPFEEE
- a CDS encoding transcription initiation factor IIB, yielding MTDSTVRRFQEENARDENEREDEEEDELVCPECGGRLESDTERGETVCSECGLVVEEDEIDRGPEWRAFDSAEKDEKSRVGAPTTKMMHDEGLSTNIGWQDKDAYGNSLSSRQRQKMQRLRTWNERFRTRDSKERNLKQALGEIDRMASALGLPENVRETASVIYRRALDDDLLPGRSIEGVATASLYAAARQAGTPRSLDEVANVSRVGKDEIARTYRYVARELGLEIEPADPKSYVPRFASDLELSDEAERRARQLLDSAQKAGIHSGKSPVGLAAAAVYAASLLTNEKVTQNEVSEVADISEVTIRNRYHELLEAEEDIAT
- the gatC gene encoding Asp-tRNA(Asn)/Glu-tRNA(Gln) amidotransferase subunit GatC, with the protein product MTVDDEEVRHVASLARVDLDDEEVELFTEQFGDILEYFEALDDVPEVEREAELANVMRPDEVRESLSQEEALQNAPETEDGYFKGPKVS
- the gatA gene encoding Asp-tRNA(Asn)/Glu-tRNA(Gln) amidotransferase subunit GatA is translated as MSYNAFITEATIEPTDDGPLDGVTVAVKDNISTEGVRTTCGSAMLDDYVPPYDATVVERLKAAGATIVGKTNMDEFGMGTTTETSAFGATENPAAEGRVPGGSSGGSAAAVAAGEADAALGSDTGGSVRCPAAFCGVVGIKPTYGLVSRYGLVAYANSLEQIGPLAPTVEGAAAVLDAIAGPDPNDGTTREEGANSNYVDAADGDVGGLTVGVPTELLEGADERVRETFEAALDDLREQGATTEEVSLPSVETAVQAYYVIAMSEASSNLARFDGVRYGKSGGYEGNWNESFANAREEGFGEEVKRRILLGTYALSAGYHDKYYKQAQDARAWVKQDFDEAFETVDVLASPTMPVPPFELGESLDDPLQMYLADANTVPVNLANLPAISVPAGETNEGPVGLQLVGPAFEEETLIRAGSALA